A genomic region of Staphylococcus roterodami contains the following coding sequences:
- a CDS encoding hydroxymethylglutaryl-CoA synthase, whose product MTIGIDKINFYVPKYYVDMAKLAEARQVDPNKFLIGIGQTEMAVSPVNQDIVSMGANAAKDIITDEDKKKIGMVIVATESAIDAAKAAAVQIHNLLGIQPFARCFEMKEACYAATPAIQLAKDYLATRPNEKVLVIATDTARYGLNSGGEPTQGAGAVAMVITHNPSILALNEDAVAYTEDVYDFWRPTGHKYPLVDGALSKDAYIRSFQQSWNEYAKRQGKSLADFASLCFHVPFTKMGKKALESIIDNADETTQERLRSGYEDAVDYNRYVGNIYTGSLYLSLISLLENRDLQAGETIGLFSYGSGSVGEFYSATLVEGYKDHLDQAAHKALLNNRTEVSVDAYETFFKRFDDVDFDEQQDAVHEDRHIFYLSNIENNVREYHRPE is encoded by the coding sequence ATAGGTATCGATAAAATAAACTTTTACGTTCCAAAGTACTATGTAGACATGGCTAAATTAGCAGAAGCACGCCAAGTAGATCCAAACAAATTTTTAATTGGTATTGGTCAAACTGAAATGGCTGTTAGTCCTGTAAACCAAGACATCGTTTCAATGGGCGCTAACGCTGCTAAGGACATTATAACAGACGAAGACAAAAAGAAAATTGGTATGGTAATCGTGGCAACTGAATCAGCAATTGATGCTGCCAAAGCAGCTGCTGTGCAAATTCATAACTTATTAGGTATCCAACCTTTTGCACGCTGCTTTGAAATGAAAGAAGCCTGTTATGCTGCTACACCAGCAATTCAATTAGCTAAAGATTATTTAGCGACAAGACCTAATGAAAAAGTATTAGTTATTGCTACAGATACAGCACGCTATGGATTAAATTCAGGTGGTGAACCAACACAAGGTGCTGGTGCAGTTGCGATGGTAATTACACACAATCCAAGCATTTTAGCTTTAAATGAAGATGCCGTTGCTTATACTGAAGACGTTTATGATTTCTGGCGTCCAACTGGCCATAAATATCCATTAGTTGATGGCGCTTTATCTAAAGATGCTTATATCCGTTCATTCCAACAAAGTTGGAACGAATATGCGAAACGCCAAGGTAAGTCGCTAGCTGACTTTGCATCACTATGCTTCCACGTACCATTTACAAAAATGGGTAAAAAAGCATTAGAGTCAATCATTGATAACGCTGATGAAACAACTCAAGAGCGTTTACGATCAGGTTACGAAGACGCTGTAGATTATAACCGTTATGTCGGTAATATTTACACTGGATCATTGTATTTAAGTTTAATTTCATTACTAGAAAACCGTGATTTACAAGCTGGAGAAACAATTGGTTTATTCAGTTATGGTTCAGGTTCAGTTGGTGAATTTTATAGTGCGACACTTGTTGAAGGCTACAAAGATCATTTAGATCAAGCTGCACATAAAGCATTATTAAATAATCGTACTGAAGTATCTGTTGATGCATATGAAACATTCTTCAAACGATTTGATGATGTTGACTTTGACGAACAACAAGACGCTGTACATGAGGATCGTCATATTTTCTACTTATCAAATATTGAAAATAACGTTCGTGAATATCACAGACCAGAGTAG
- a CDS encoding methylated-DNA--[protein]-cysteine S-methyltransferase, whose protein sequence is MDYKCYYDSPVGRLELVSDGGSLTAVLFENQQYDGTREENASLAIFKEAVQWLDAYFKGDNPEITIPLNPTGSDFQQCVWHELRQIPYGSLTTYGEIAKKVGKLLDKPKMSAQAVGGAVGSNPLSIIVPCHRVVGKTGSLTGFGGTINNKIKLLELENIDMSELYVPKHSTKP, encoded by the coding sequence ATGGATTATAAGTGCTATTATGATTCACCGGTTGGACGATTGGAACTTGTGAGTGATGGGGGAAGTCTGACCGCTGTTTTGTTTGAAAATCAACAATATGATGGTACTAGGGAAGAAAATGCGTCTTTAGCGATATTTAAAGAGGCGGTACAGTGGTTAGACGCGTATTTTAAAGGTGACAATCCTGAAATCACAATACCTTTAAATCCTACAGGTAGTGATTTTCAACAGTGTGTTTGGCATGAATTAAGACAAATACCATACGGTTCATTAACAACGTATGGAGAGATTGCTAAAAAAGTAGGAAAGCTACTTGATAAGCCGAAAATGTCAGCACAAGCAGTTGGAGGTGCCGTAGGTAGTAATCCTCTGTCAATTATCGTGCCATGCCATCGTGTAGTTGGTAAAACAGGTAGTTTAACAGGATTCGGTGGAACAATAAACAATAAAATTAAATTGTTAGAATTGGAAAATATCGATATGTCCGAACTTTATGTACCTAAACACAGTACAAAGCCGTAA
- the clpL gene encoding ATP-dependent Clp protease ATP-binding subunit ClpL: MNNGFFNSDFDSIFRRMMQDMQGSNQGGNKKYYINGKEVSPEELAQLTQQGGNHSAEQSAQAFQQAAQRQQGQQGGNGNYLEQIGRNLTQEARDGLLDPVIGRDKEIQETAEVLSRRTKNNPILVGEAGVGKTAIVEGLAQAIVEGNVPAAIKDKEIISVDISSLEAGTQYRGAFEENIQKLIEGVKSSQNAVLFFDEIHQIIGSGATGSDSGSKGLSDILKPALSRGEISIIGATTQDEYRNNILKDAALTRRFNEVLVNEPSAKDTVEILKGIREKFEEHHQVKLPDDVLKACVDLSIQYIPQRLLPDKAIDVLDITAAHLSAQSPAVDKVETEKRISELENDKRKAVSAEEYKKADDIQNEIKSLQDKLENSNGEHTAVATVHDISDTIQRLTGIPVSQMDDNDIERLKNISNRLRSKIIGQDQAVEMVSRAIRRNRAGFDDGNRPIGSFLFVGPTGVGKTELAKQLAIDLFGNKDALIRLDMSEYSDTTAVSKMIGTTAGYVGYDDNSNTLTEKVRRNPYSVILFDEIEKANPQILTLLLQVMDDGNLTDGQGNVINFKNTIIICTSNAGFGNGNDTEEKDIMHEMKKFFRPEFLNRFNGIVEFLHLDKDALQDIVNLLLDDVQVTLDKKGITMDVSQDAKDWLIEEGYDEELGARPLRRIVEQQVRDKITDYYLDHTDVKHVDIDVEDNELVVKGK; this comes from the coding sequence ATGAATAACGGTTTTTTCAATAGCGACTTTGATTCAATTTTTCGAAGAATGATGCAAGATATGCAAGGTTCAAATCAAGGTGGCAACAAAAAATACTATATTAATGGTAAAGAAGTTTCACCTGAAGAACTAGCGCAACTCACACAACAAGGTGGCAATCACTCTGCTGAACAAAGTGCGCAAGCTTTTCAACAAGCAGCACAAAGACAACAAGGGCAACAAGGCGGTAACGGCAATTATTTAGAACAAATTGGTCGCAACCTTACGCAAGAAGCACGCGATGGTTTATTAGATCCAGTCATTGGGCGCGATAAAGAAATTCAAGAAACTGCTGAAGTCTTAAGTAGACGAACTAAAAACAATCCTATATTAGTTGGAGAAGCTGGTGTTGGTAAAACTGCGATTGTTGAAGGTTTAGCACAGGCAATCGTTGAAGGAAATGTACCAGCAGCAATCAAAGATAAAGAAATTATTTCTGTAGATATTTCATCATTAGAAGCCGGAACGCAATATCGTGGTGCTTTTGAAGAAAATATTCAAAAATTAATCGAAGGTGTTAAATCTTCACAAAATGCCGTACTATTCTTTGATGAAATCCATCAAATTATCGGTTCAGGTGCCACAGGAAGTGATTCAGGTAGCAAAGGTTTATCTGATATTTTGAAACCTGCATTAAGTCGTGGAGAGATTTCAATTATAGGTGCAACAACACAAGATGAATATCGAAACAATATCCTTAAAGATGCTGCATTAACGCGCAGATTTAATGAAGTGCTTGTTAATGAACCAAGTGCTAAAGATACTGTTGAAATTTTAAAAGGTATTCGCGAAAAATTCGAAGAACACCATCAAGTAAAATTGCCAGATGACGTATTAAAAGCATGTGTTGACTTATCAATTCAATATATTCCACAACGATTATTACCAGATAAAGCAATCGATGTGTTAGATATTACAGCAGCACATTTATCTGCGCAAAGTCCAGCTGTCGATAAAGTTGAAACTGAAAAACGAATTTCTGAATTAGAAAATGATAAACGTAAAGCGGTAAGTGCTGAAGAATATAAAAAAGCTGACGACATTCAAAATGAAATCAAATCATTACAAGATAAATTAGAAAATAGTAATGGTGAACATACTGCTGTTGCTACAGTTCATGATATTTCAGATACTATTCAACGATTAACTGGTATTCCAGTTTCACAAATGGATGATAACGATATTGAACGTTTAAAAAATATTTCTAATCGTTTAAGAAGTAAAATCATAGGTCAAGATCAAGCTGTAGAAATGGTTTCACGTGCAATTCGCCGTAATCGTGCTGGATTCGATGACGGCAACCGTCCAATTGGTAGCTTCCTATTTGTCGGCCCTACTGGTGTTGGTAAAACAGAACTTGCTAAACAATTAGCAATAGATCTATTTGGTAATAAAGATGCACTTATTCGACTTGATATGAGTGAATATAGTGACACAACCGCTGTTTCAAAAATGATTGGTACAACTGCTGGTTATGTCGGTTATGATGACAATTCAAATACGTTAACTGAAAAAGTACGCCGTAATCCATACTCAGTCATTCTATTTGATGAAATCGAAAAAGCAAATCCACAAATTTTAACATTGTTATTACAAGTAATGGATGATGGTAATTTGACTGATGGTCAAGGTAATGTCATCAACTTTAAAAATACAATTATTATTTGTACATCAAATGCTGGCTTTGGCAATGGCAATGACACTGAAGAAAAAGATATTATGCATGAAATGAAAAAATTCTTCCGCCCTGAATTCCTTAACCGCTTCAACGGCATCGTTGAATTCTTACATTTAGATAAAGATGCATTACAAGATATCGTCAACTTATTATTAGACGATGTACAAGTTACATTAGATAAAAAAGGTATTACGATGGACGTTTCTCAAGATGCGAAAGATTGGTTAATTGAAGAAGGCTATGATGAAGAATTAGGTGCGCGTCCATTAAGACGTATTGTTGAACAGCAAGTACGTGACAAAATTACAGATTACTATTTAGATCATACAGACGTTAAACATGTGGATATAGATGTTGAGGATAACGAATTAGTCGTAAAAGGTAAATAA
- a CDS encoding FeoB-associated Cys-rich membrane protein has protein sequence MTVMINILIFLAIFGYAFYTLVKFFKRSKQGKCGTCEIDNDCCSTEQQVVKHFPGK, from the coding sequence ATGACAGTAATGATTAATATTTTGATATTTTTAGCGATTTTCGGATATGCTTTTTATACATTGGTTAAATTTTTCAAACGTTCTAAGCAAGGGAAATGTGGCACTTGTGAAATAGACAACGATTGTTGTAGTACAGAACAACAGGTAGTAAAACATTTTCCTGGGAAATAA